A stretch of the Pseudomonas sp. ACM7 genome encodes the following:
- a CDS encoding ABC transporter permease, whose translation MNAATHPQTVQPGNALSVEVRQRRSLGRRITLLMLLPSTLWFLLLLLMPLVIILVFSFGERSAVGGYAGGFTLANYLNLGSRGAAFSNTLMLAPLGTLVCLVAAYPLAYFLAVKVSKNRSLLLTLVIVPFWTSFLIRTYAWIFILSGKGIPALLASLGLEDVRLINTPWAVLIGIVYGYLPLMVFPIYVSLEKLDKRLLEASADLGASAFESFRRITLPLSAPGIITGVMLVFILLMGEFLIPAILGGGKVFFVGNALVDLFLQSRNWPFGSALAMTLVAMMLLIIGVYLKLVARYGGRPADGGL comes from the coding sequence ATGAACGCCGCCACCCACCCGCAAACGGTGCAGCCGGGCAATGCCCTGTCGGTCGAGGTTCGCCAACGGCGCAGCCTCGGCCGGCGGATCACCCTGCTGATGCTCTTGCCCTCGACCTTGTGGTTCTTGCTGCTGTTGTTGATGCCGCTGGTGATCATCCTGGTCTTCAGCTTCGGCGAGCGCAGTGCCGTGGGCGGTTACGCCGGTGGCTTCACGCTGGCCAACTACCTGAACCTCGGTTCCCGTGGCGCGGCGTTCAGTAACACGCTGATGTTGGCGCCGCTGGGCACGCTGGTGTGCCTGGTGGCGGCTTACCCGCTGGCGTATTTTCTGGCGGTCAAGGTCAGCAAGAACCGCTCACTGCTGCTGACGCTGGTGATTGTGCCGTTCTGGACCAGTTTCCTGATCCGCACTTACGCCTGGATTTTCATCCTCAGCGGCAAGGGTATTCCGGCCTTGCTCGCAAGCCTTGGCCTTGAAGACGTGCGGCTGATCAATACGCCGTGGGCGGTGCTGATCGGCATCGTTTACGGCTACTTGCCGCTGATGGTGTTTCCGATTTACGTCAGCCTGGAAAAACTCGACAAGCGTCTGCTCGAAGCCTCGGCGGACCTGGGTGCCAGCGCTTTCGAAAGTTTCCGACGGATCACCCTGCCACTCTCCGCCCCCGGGATCATCACCGGGGTGATGCTGGTGTTCATCCTGTTGATGGGCGAGTTCCTGATCCCGGCCATTCTCGGTGGCGGCAAAGTGTTCTTCGTCGGCAACGCACTGGTCGACCTGTTTCTGCAATCGCGCAACTGGCCCTTCGGCAGCGCGCTGGCGATGACCCTGGTGGCGATGATGCTGCTGATCATCGGCGTGTATTTGAAACTGGTGGCGCGCTATGGCGGCCGCCCTGCCGACGGAGGGTTGTGA
- a CDS encoding PotD/PotF family extracellular solute-binding protein, with protein sequence MDRKTFIKTLRSWQNGSISRREFLGRTGLGIAAAVVATNMPGLLTSTAEAAEQARLGDRLSLATWPNYHSQENLDTFAKTTGARVSMSVFGSNEEMLAKLQAGGSGWDVLVPTNYTISTYVGLGLIEPLDLSRIPNFEVSAFQQKFMAQGTVDGKVYAVPKNWGTTGMLYDTGKLKNGPSSWKEFWIAAQGPASGRTMVHDYQLTAIGNALKSFGYSFNSLDPKELADAEKLLIEVKPHLFAINSDIQPSMRSGDAWLAMSWTGDASQLHRDNAQMQFELGKEGGELWSDFFAIPKSSEHKDAAYAFINYLLDPQHNKLEVLSHGYPSGDKRVDALLPTAMLDDPIMYPAAEALSPLEFGAAATLTSPARAELMARFKSA encoded by the coding sequence ATGGACCGCAAGACGTTTATCAAAACCCTGCGTAGCTGGCAGAACGGCTCGATCAGCCGCCGCGAGTTCCTTGGCCGCACAGGCCTGGGAATTGCCGCAGCGGTGGTCGCAACCAACATGCCCGGCCTGCTGACTTCCACCGCCGAAGCCGCCGAGCAGGCCAGGCTGGGCGATCGCCTGTCGCTGGCGACTTGGCCGAATTACCACAGCCAGGAAAACCTCGACACCTTCGCCAAAACCACCGGTGCGCGCGTTTCGATGAGCGTGTTCGGTTCCAACGAAGAGATGCTTGCCAAATTGCAGGCCGGTGGCAGTGGCTGGGACGTACTGGTGCCGACCAACTACACCATCAGCACTTACGTTGGCCTGGGCCTGATCGAACCATTGGACCTGTCGCGCATTCCCAACTTTGAGGTGTCGGCCTTCCAGCAAAAATTCATGGCCCAAGGAACGGTGGACGGCAAGGTGTATGCGGTGCCGAAGAACTGGGGCACTACCGGCATGCTCTACGACACCGGCAAACTGAAGAACGGCCCCTCCAGCTGGAAAGAATTCTGGATTGCAGCTCAAGGCCCCGCCAGCGGCCGGACGATGGTTCACGACTACCAACTGACCGCCATCGGCAACGCGCTGAAAAGCTTCGGCTATAGCTTCAATTCTCTTGACCCGAAAGAACTGGCCGATGCCGAAAAACTGCTGATCGAGGTCAAGCCGCACCTGTTCGCCATCAACTCCGACATCCAGCCGTCAATGCGCAGCGGCGATGCCTGGCTGGCGATGTCCTGGACCGGCGATGCCTCTCAGTTGCACCGCGACAACGCGCAGATGCAGTTCGAACTGGGCAAGGAAGGTGGCGAACTGTGGAGTGACTTCTTTGCCATTCCCAAAAGCTCGGAGCACAAGGACGCGGCCTACGCCTTCATCAACTACCTGCTCGATCCGCAGCACAACAAGCTCGAAGTGTTGAGCCACGGCTACCCGAGCGGCGACAAGCGCGTCGATGCGTTGCTGCCCACCGCCATGCTCGACGATCCGATCATGTACCCGGCCGCCGAAGCGCTCAGTCCTCTGGAGTTCGGTGCCGCGGCGACGCTCACCAGCCCGGCGCGGGCAGAACTGATGGCTCGCTTCAAGTCCGCCTGA